The region TTAGAAAAGTTGTAGATGTAGACTTAAATGCTCCATTTATAGTATCTAAAGCTGTAATACCTGGTATGATTAAAAAGGGACACGGGAAAATAATAAACATATGCTCAATGATGAGTGAACTTGGAAGAGAAACTGTTTCAGCTTATGCAGCTGCAAAAGGTGGACTTAAGATGTTAACAAGAAACATTGCATCTGAGTATGGTGAACACAATATCCAATGTAATGGTATAGGACCTGGATATATAGCTACACCACAAACAGCACCACTTAGAGAAATTCAGCCAGATGGTTCAAGACATCCATTTGATCAATTTATAGTTGCAAAAACTCCAGCAGCACGTTGGGGAACAACAGATGATTTAATGGGACCAGCTGTATTTTTAGCATCTGATGCATCAAACTTTGTAAATGGACATGTTGTGTATGTAGATGGTGGTATACTAGCTTATATAGGAAAACAACCACAATAATATAGTAATATAAATTAATATGTATCAAAGTGATTTCACTTTAATAGGAGGAATATATAAATGAAAATAGCTTTAATAAATGAAAACAGCCAAGCAGCAAAGAATGATTTAATATTTAAAACATTAAAAAAAGTAGTAGAACCAAAGGGACATGAAGTATTTAATTATGGAATGTACAGTGCAGATGATAAGGCACAATTAACATATGTTCAAAATGGTATTTTAGCAGCTATTCTTTTAAATTCAGGAGCAGCTGATTATGTAATAACTGGATGTGGAACTGGAGAAGGAGCAATGCTTGCTTTAAATTCTTTCCCAGGAGTAATCTGTGGACATGTAGAAGATCCTTCAG is a window of Clostridium pasteurianum DNA encoding:
- a CDS encoding gluconate 5-dehydrogenase; its protein translation is MDILKDFSLKGKVALVTGASYGIGFAIARAFSSAGATIVFNDIKQELVDKGLKAYEAEGIKAHGYVCDVTDEKAVNEFVKKVEKEVGVIDILVNNAGIIKRIPMLDMKAEDFRKVVDVDLNAPFIVSKAVIPGMIKKGHGKIINICSMMSELGRETVSAYAAAKGGLKMLTRNIASEYGEHNIQCNGIGPGYIATPQTAPLREIQPDGSRHPFDQFIVAKTPAARWGTTDDLMGPAVFLASDASNFVNGHVVYVDGGILAYIGKQPQ